A single region of the Salicibibacter cibi genome encodes:
- a CDS encoding RNA polymerase sigma factor, with the protein MLEELRELERKKHAYHRRMYRYQAHYSLNREDGIEHQMLFPSPSTEEQYEEKVFQQELYQAMSQLSEKSFRRIYAHYILGLSKVEIARLEGVDERVVRLSIERGLNKLNHLLNEKDN; encoded by the coding sequence GTGCTGGAAGAATTACGTGAACTTGAGCGGAAAAAGCATGCATATCATCGACGTATGTACCGGTATCAAGCGCATTACTCTTTAAATCGAGAAGATGGCATTGAACATCAAATGCTTTTTCCTTCCCCGTCAACAGAAGAACAGTATGAAGAAAAAGTGTTTCAGCAGGAATTGTATCAGGCAATGAGTCAATTGTCGGAGAAGTCCTTCCGCCGTATATATGCGCATTACATTTTGGGGTTGAGTAAAGTGGAGATTGCGCGGTTGGAAGGAGTGGATGAACGGGTTGTTCGTCTATCGATTGAAAGAGGGCTAAACAAGTTGAACCATTTGCTTAATGAAAAAGACAATTAA
- a CDS encoding tyrosine-type recombinase/integrase, protein MKAKALNRITDHVCKAFGWEGEEKVTPHGFRATISTILAEKGADMTAIKFLLGHRQQDNLTYYVRKHSRLLNLLRRQINQMEEALMQAPSMKIIKEAGEEEEKVSPKQSGERPQEMPESELSKETLVKLIETDPKLASMLIEKKLIHL, encoded by the coding sequence TTGAAAGCAAAAGCATTGAATCGAATCACTGACCACGTTTGTAAAGCATTCGGTTGGGAAGGAGAAGAGAAGGTAACACCACACGGTTTTCGGGCGACCATCTCCACGATTTTGGCGGAGAAAGGGGCAGACATGACGGCCATCAAATTTTTGCTTGGACACCGTCAGCAAGATAATCTTACCTATTACGTTCGGAAACATAGCCGTCTATTGAATCTCTTGCGAAGACAGATCAATCAGATGGAAGAAGCATTAATGCAAGCACCTTCGATGAAAATCATCAAGGAAGCAGGGGAGGAAGAAGAGAAGGTCTCCCCAAAACAATCAGGGGAGCGCCCCCAGGAGATGCCTGAATCAGAACTTTCGAAAGAAACGTTGGTGAAACTCATTGAAACCGATCCAAAATTAGCATCCATGTTGATTGAAAAAAAGCTCATTCATCTATAA
- a CDS encoding tyrosine-type recombinase/integrase — translation MTGIQGPKADQKLPVYMTLAQLQQFFSYLESDTDTFALRNETMFKLLATTGMRRQELVDLTWQQLDLEANTLRVIGKRRKERILPLHAIVVPLLHTYHASLPKERVYASEPIFLSYRHTKMKPHGLHNVFKRLLASAGLPPERFTLHHLRHTFATLLLDEDVDLKTLQEFLGHESLSTTGMYTHINMKKKREVMAAWKL, via the coding sequence ATGACAGGCATTCAAGGGCCGAAGGCCGATCAAAAATTGCCGGTTTATATGACGTTAGCGCAATTACAACAGTTTTTCTCATATCTGGAATCGGATACTGATACGTTTGCGTTGCGGAATGAAACCATGTTCAAATTGCTGGCGACCACCGGAATGCGCCGGCAAGAATTGGTCGATTTAACCTGGCAACAGTTAGACTTAGAGGCAAATACATTACGGGTGATTGGCAAACGTCGCAAAGAACGCATCCTTCCCCTCCACGCGATTGTGGTGCCCCTTCTGCACACGTATCATGCATCTTTACCCAAGGAACGGGTCTACGCGTCGGAACCGATATTTTTGAGTTATCGCCATACAAAAATGAAACCCCACGGGTTGCATAATGTATTTAAACGATTATTGGCATCCGCCGGGTTACCTCCTGAACGATTTACGTTGCATCATTTGCGGCATACCTTTGCGACTCTGTTATTGGATGAGGACGTCGATTTAAAAACCTTACAGGAATTTTTAGGGCACGAAAGCTTGAGTACGACAGGCATGTACACGCATATTAATATGAAGAAAAAACGGGAAGTCATGGCTGCATGGAAACTCTGA
- a CDS encoding tyrosine-type recombinase/integrase — protein MHQQAPIEEIITDQSTLIEALEVMKEYKFWSDSTLEGYQSDAQCFENFLCDRGLDPTLQNGRLDYVQKWIKEQKDGGVSASTMKRRTTALSSLFSFYRDLGIVGKNPFKVITLPVGQAGHHSPILTLDQLREVYQYAEGLQKEGHPAAMTIKALIFTGLRNEALSSLTVKSIHVDKKWLKYERAYINSKNKVQIIPLPPKLLSELQAHIHMHHLQADDLLLLD, from the coding sequence ATGCACCAACAGGCACCCATTGAGGAAATCATTACAGACCAATCCACGTTAATCGAAGCATTGGAGGTGATGAAAGAATATAAATTTTGGTCCGACTCGACATTGGAAGGGTATCAAAGTGATGCCCAGTGCTTTGAAAATTTTCTCTGTGATAGGGGATTAGATCCGACATTACAAAATGGTAGATTGGATTATGTGCAAAAGTGGATTAAGGAACAAAAAGACGGGGGAGTAAGTGCCTCCACAATGAAGAGAAGAACAACTGCTTTATCCTCGTTGTTTTCCTTTTATCGAGACTTAGGCATTGTGGGTAAGAATCCGTTTAAAGTCATCACGTTGCCCGTTGGACAAGCGGGGCATCATTCACCGATCTTAACCTTAGACCAATTGCGAGAAGTCTATCAGTATGCTGAAGGGCTTCAAAAAGAAGGCCATCCGGCAGCTATGACGATTAAAGCACTGATTTTTACTGGATTGCGAAATGAAGCCTTGTCCAGTTTAACGGTAAAAAGCATTCACGTTGATAAGAAGTGGTTAAAATACGAACGCGCGTATATCAACAGCAAAAACAAAGTTCAGATTATCCCATTGCCGCCTAAATTGCTTTCCGAATTGCAAGCACATATCCATATGCATCACCTCCAAGCGGATGATTTGCTTTTATTGGATTGA